DNA from Rhinolophus sinicus isolate RSC01 linkage group LG16, ASM3656204v1, whole genome shotgun sequence:
TTCTGATTTGTCAGCTTCCATCACCTACAAGAGCGATGGGCTACTCTGAAAGATTCAGCTATTGCGGGGCGCCCAGCCCTGCATCGTCACTGTGGCCCCTGGGAAGATagactggggagagggagagaacgGAAGGAGAGCAAAGGAGGGTCTGGcccatacagtgtttccctgaccCCTGTATCCTGGCACCTTCTCTTTGCTGAGGATTCCATGCGCCTCCTCCTATCTGTGTCCTGTCCTGGCCTTGCAGGCAGATCTCATGGGAGATGAGAGCAGGTGAGCAGCCTATCTCACCCCACAGGATTCACAGCTCCCTGTAAACTCATCTCCCCCACGTGGTTTGGTACCTGGCACCAGGTCCAGGTCTGAACAAAGTCTTTTCACAGAGACACATGTTGGTACAACTTAACCAACCAGGGGCAGGCAGGATGGGATTGCTTTTGGCAATAGTCCGGGAAGGATGCACCCCTCAGTGGTTGACACCCCAAAGGGGCGGAGCCGAGCTCCTATTTCTAGAGGCCACCCTGCTCCTGCCACTGCTACTACCTGGGTCTGCTGTCATTGCCTTCCCACCATGGGCCTGGAGCTCTACCTGGACCTGATTTCCCAGCCTTCCCGCGCTGTCTACATCTTCGCCAAGAAGAACGGCATCCCCTTCGAGCTGCACCATGTGGAGATACTCAAAGGTGGGTTTGGCGGACTCCCCAGGTGTCCACAGGCCCCTTGCACTCACAGGCTCCTCCCCCAGCAACTCCCGAGCAGCCCCATGACCCCCACCGCCTGCATAGCTCCCTCATGCCATGTCGTCTCCCATTGGAGAATGAAGGCCCTCAACTGTGCTGCCTTGGACAGATCACAGGCCCTCTCTGACCTTAGCTTTCCCTTCTGAAAGGAGAATCACATCACTTTCTACTCTGTGGGGTGGGCAGAAAACTGGATTTTCAGAGTTCCTGCCCTGAAAGCATGTATTTAATTCATAAAACACTAAAGACCCTGGGCAGAGCAACACATTGTTGTGAGACTGAAGGGTTAGAGGAGCCCAGCCACCCCCTTTGCCTCCCCTCCCCATGCTCACCCCAGTGCTGGCTAAATCACTTCTCTTCCTCACCAGAGCTCCTCCCCAGCCGTGGGACTTGGCAGGGCAGGGTGGCCAGCCCCTACCGGGTCAGGAGGTCCGCACAGGGAGTGGGGAGGACCCAGTGCTCCACCAGACCCCACTGTCTCTCAGCCCAGCCTGGCCAAGGGGCTCGGCttggggcaggagagggagggcagggcaggtgtGGTCCTTGCCCTGCAGGCCTTTTCTGACCTCTTTTTCCTCAGGCCAGCACTTGAGCAAGGAGTTCTTCCCGGTTAACAGCCTGCAGAGGGTGCCCACCCTCAAGGACGGTGACTTCGTCTTGAGCGAAAGgtgttctccttccctcccacctctccacaCCTCAGCCCACCTGGCCCTGGCTCTCCCACTGTGGGCCCACCCACACCCTTCAGGCCCTGAGGGCGAAGGTGAAGGGTGTGGTGGGAGCAGACAGCCTGGGGTGAGCCCATAATGACCAGGCATTTGACGTAGCACATCTCTGCACCTTTCTGTCTTCAGCCTCTGCTTCTGGTCCCCAGGGCCTCTCCACCCCCAGATGGAGGGGCAATAGTGAGAGGACATTGGGATATTTGTCCATTGTTGGACAGAAAGGAGGCTCCAAAAGGAAGCTGAGAGGGCCTCTCCTGATTCCTCAGGCTATTAGTCTGCCAGGGCCTGAGGGCACAGTGCATGGTGAAGGCAAGCCCCAGGTGGGAAGAGATCAGGAGGTCAGGTGTTGCAGGAGTGAATGCTGGGGGACCTGTCAGAGGGCACCCAGGACACATCTGAGAACATGCTTTCCCTCCTGTTTCCTGACACGTGCACTTGGACACGCCATGGGCTTGACTGAGCACCCACTGCGTGCCAGCCCCTTGTGGATTCCAGAAGTCCAGGGAGCCTTTTCTGAGCTGCACAGCCTTGGAAAAGTCACTGTACTAGTCTGAGCTTTATGTTTCTCGTGTGCAGGAGGGATGACAAGAGTCTGTACCTGATAGGCCAGCTGGTGGGGTGTCACAGAGATGAGGTTATTAGAAAGTACAAAGCACAGGGTCTGGGCAAGAGTCAGTGCCcaagacagaagaaaggagaccATGGAGAGTACAGTCAGGGCAGAAAGAGGAGATAGTGCCCAGGGAGCTGCCCACCAAATGCAGAGGAGCCGCAGGGCCCCACTGGGGAATGAGAGATGTTGGGGATAAAGGCCCCGAGCCAGGGTCCTAACAGCCACTGCTCCTGTCCCTTCCCTAGTGTGGCTATCCTGATTTACCTGAGCTTTAAGTACCAGACAGCGGACCACTGGTACCCGGCTGACCTTCAGGCCCGTGTGCGTATCCATGAGTACCTGGGCTGGCATGCTGACCGCATCCGTGGCACCTTTGGTGTGTCCCTGTGGACCCAGGTGAGAGGAGCCATCTGGGCTGACTGTCAGGGACCCGGGAAGAGGCCGGGTCCTCAGACTGAGCCTATTCTTTGCCCTTGTCAGGCGCTGGCACTGCTCATTGGGGCTCAGGTGCCTGAGGAGAAGGTCAAGCGCAATAAGGCCAACTTAGAGAAAGCTCTGCAGCATTTGGAGGACGAGTTCCTGGGGCACAAGGCCTTCCTCACCAGCCAGCATGTGACGCTGGCCGACCTCATGGCACTGGAGGAGCTGATGCAGGTGTGAGCTTGGCCAGTGCAGCAGCCTTTGTGGGCAGCTTTCCTTCTATTGCCACCCCCTTAGACAGACAGAAACGCTGAGGCCTAAGAGAAAGCTAGGAGTTTGCCCATTATCACAGAGCGAGTTTCTGGCTGACCTGATGCTGGAACCCTGACTGGCTTCCCTCCTGAGTGGGGGTTCATCCTGGTGCTCTTGGCCCCAAGGCTGTCCACACCTCCCTGACCTCACATGGAGGTTGGGGAAAGGACCAGACACTTGCTCCTGACACTGGGACTTCCGTATCCCCACAACTTTCCCATCCTTGTCCATGCAGGTCGTGGCTGTTGGTTATAAGTTGTTTGAGGGACGCCCGCGACTGGCCGCATGGCGAGAGCGAGTGGAGGCTTTCCTGGGCACTGATCTGTGTCAGGAGGCCCATGGACCCATCTATAACATCGTGGAGCAAGCGGCCAACAAAACACTCCCAGAGCCTTCTCCAGAAGTCTATCCGAATATGCTGCTTCGTATTTCCAGGATCCCCTGAGGGGTCTGCAATGAGGCTCAGAGGGTCACAAGATGAGCAATAAAGATTCATTGTGTTTCCTACTTGtcccttttcatcttttctgtcttGTCTCAGTCTCTGGTCTCTGACTCTAGGAGGAGCTCTGCACAGGCTGAACACCCAACTTCCTTGGCAATTCTTCTCCTCAGGTGCAACAGAAATATTCAATAGAAGACTAAAACCCGTCACACacatgaagaaatacaaatcaacTAAAAATCAGCTAATGTCAGTGATCTTTGAATATAACGAAAGTTCTGACCACTTTTACAAGGAACCAAGAATTACTGGATTGATTACATTGTTGTATTACAGTATGGAGAAAAAGTATGTCCGAGTAACCCTCATCATAGTTTAGCAGTTACCTGTTCTGGCAGGTTCTAGGGTATCTGGTGTGGCCTGTTCTCCCAGCCCCTCAGGAACATCACTCCCCTTATCATAGTTTTATTTCTCCAGCAGGTGAAAGAATTGTATTTCACAGTTATCTTTAAAACCACAAAGACACTACGGTCTTCATATGAAAACACTaggacagtgtggggacagagccaggagagcggtgtccaggctctcagcctcacgtggaaaggtgctggctcgggtagtagatggccatcaactgtgagcagatggccatccgctgtggttggttggccgtcagctgttaccgggTAGCCATTAGTCCCTaatataactgccctggctacactagggggttagtcggctggttggcagagaggcggatggcggattgtggatcgtgtggatcctacttcctgtgtctcattcggccgccagtgagactggggtgcagaaagACCCCTCATTgaggtactggcagatgtttgcttttgtgtcttgaccagccgccatcgaggatatagtggtatgactcccttatctatggctccatcgttgttcctttttggcctcaccagaTCCTCCATTgttatgcagggagtgggagctgagtccctgcattgcGGACAAGTACCTCATAACTGGTTCTGAGCACCAGTTCCAATATGGTGTgtgagggtaggggtggggggtaggTTTTCCACACCCCAAGTAATTTCATtctgctggtgtctgagaattcaTCTCAATTCTGGCACGATCTACCCAGAGGTCAGCATCAGATCCCAGAGTTTTAGGGCTCAGTCCGACAAGACTGTCCCTCTGTTGCAGACACCAGTTCTGAGTCCAGGTTGTCACTAGTACCTCTGAATGAGGGgctataaattggaggttcccaATACCACCTCCTTCAGTTTGATTAACTTACTAGAGCAGCTTAGAGAAGTCAGAGCAACATTTCATTCTGGAGattgttgtgtcattggaattaacctCTGATGGTTCGCAAAACATGAAGGATTTCATTGCCTCAAAAAGTTAAggaaagtttatttaagaagtAAGACGCCTGCATGGAAGTTGCCAGGACAGACAACTGCACCTAACTTCAGGGTAGCTTTTTCTTCTATAGGAAAGGGTAGGTTGATTTCCTTACTGCAAGAGACATGACATatactgaggtcatttgattgacatattttggttatataactagtttctttctctgcGTGCTCTTGCATACAGAAAAACCTATGGGGGAGCCAAGCCGTAATgatcattttaattgtattataatgaggtTAGAGTTCAAATAATGGACAAGTTTTAACAGTTTGCACATGTGTGAGGAACAAATTAATACCATTTGGGTCTTGTGTCCTTTTTTTAGGAGTGTTTTGacatctttgatttatttctaggggatgagcctgggcgGTCCCTGAGAAGGGAATGCAGGCCTGGGCCGTTCCCCTACAGGCTCACTTCTATTAACCCCTTTTTGCCTCACCATAGATCACCGGTTTATTGTAAAGGATATAAGTCAGTAACAGCCAGACGGAAGAGATGCTTAGGGCAAGGTATgtgaggaggaggtggggagagtcCATGCCCTTTCTAGTCAAGCTGCCCCTCCAAATgtccacgtgttcaccaacccagaagttcTTTGaacctgtccttttgggttttatgGGGGCTTTACTGCAAATGCATGATGGATTAAGTAATTGGCCATTGgcaattgattcaacctccagcctctCATCCCTCCCTGGAGGTCGGGGTGCGACTGAAacttccaaccctctaatcacgtGATTGGTTCCACTGGCAATCAGCTCCCATGCTTAGGTGCTTCTGAAAGTCACCTCAATAACATAACAGAAGACACCCTTATCCCTCTCCTCACTTGGGAAAGTACAAGGGTTTttggagctgtgagccaggaactggggtagaagaccaaatatatatgagaagTAAAGTTTGGTCATCTGAGTGaccacatatatatttcttatacatCACCGTATCGCACCTATACTTTCTAGAAAATGATTCTATAGACCCTCTCAAAGAAAAATGCACCCCATTATATGGTCTCAGGAAGGTTGCTTGGAAAACACTCACACCTGGACTGATTCCTATAACATACATCCCACAACTCTGCATCTTTTGGTTCAAAATATAGAATTATTATCATCAGTACGTGGTTGTGCATTCTTGCCTATTTAATAATACACACGTACACTCGTTTATCACTTATTGTTCCGTTGGATTGTCAGCCTTTCCTGCAGGTTCCTCAACAGGTTGAGCAGGCTGTGTGCCTTTCTCTGTGGTGTTTCTTCAAGATCTTCCAGGAATAGAGACACAGCATCATCATGAATCAAACACTCCATGTCTTTACCAACAATttcaatgagaatattttttgTACTTAGACTCCGTTCTGCAGAAAGTATCTCTTGTAAGGCGTGCAACCATGCTTCACCAGTTCATTCAGATTTTACTCCATAAACTCAGACATATGTCTTTCCAACTAAGTATAAGATGATTGAAAACCGATTCCACTGGGCATGGCTCTGCAGTCAAAATAGTAAGCAGATGGACAGGTTTGAAAATGTGAGGGCCCGTATCTCCAGAACCAGCAATAAGCAGCCCAACACCCAATGGCCTCCAGCCACACGTCTGCATGGGTGTCTGGGTCCTGCGTCTCATGAGAGCTATGAGATGAGACACAGGGAGAGGTGTATCAAGTAGAaatctgaaaaccaaaaatacacTCCAGCTACATAAAATTACACAGCAGTCTAGCATCAGCATAAGTACTGTAACTGAGATATCAATATGGTTGTCCGCATGGAGTTTTTTTCTCACTGGGCTCTTTTCAATATAACCAGCACAACATGGGTTTTTGATTTCAGATCAACTATGGCTGAACCTTGTTTCACAGCTTCTATTACATATTCAATGAGATGAATCCTGCCCTGAGGGTTCCACCCAGTGAGGACATTATCATACTGGTTTCTAATGCGGTTCTCAGGTCAGGCTGTGACCTCCTGCAAAGCTGTGTGTCACAGCACCATTCCCATTATCGTGTGAAATCTGGTATTTcttgaaagatttgaaaatatatttgaattggAAAACATCAGTGAAAGGTTGATCTGTCTAGATGATATGATGTGGGGGGTGCAGTGATTCTGGTGTCAAAGAGCCACTAGTTTTGGGGAAGCATTTTGACATGTGGCCATTCGTTAGAGGACATAGTGTTTTGAAGAACGGGGGAGGGAGCCGTCTAAGTTCTGTGCATGAAAAAGGCGCCACCTGCTAAAGATGACAAGCTCAGGAGGGTCTGCACGGCAGACCTTACAAATTCAGGGACTGAAAGCAACCACATAGGatgatctgaacataaaaatgcCTCAAAAAGCGAGTTATGGTGAAAGTCACGTCCTTGGCCTGCagtttccttgacaaaggtccATCTTTACCTAAAGTGAGCCTGTCGATTATCTTTTTGCATCCATGGTAACATAACTTTGAAATATCAGAAATCTTtcccagacccctcagggcacacccACTGCACcaaagcaggaaaacacagaacCCCTTGATGATATCTTGTTCCCTGAATACAAAtctgtaaatgttaatttaactATCGTATACCAAACAATGAAAAAGACATATGGgtctctctgttttatttattttttccatccctgAGATTTTCCCgatttgctttctcccacccccttagtctaccaccaatggatttcatgtaaccctccttacatctcctcctttgattctaatgtataaaataagctgcaaaactactattctctggagcattttctcaattcattgagattttgcttcctggcaactgtcgtcagtttggttcaaatacaCTCATGAAAATTATCCACAGGTTTGGATGTTTATGTTGAAGGTCGTATAGCATGCTTCTGATGGGCCAGGTCCTACCGTAAGCACTTTGTGTGTATGAGCACATTGCGTCCCCTGCAAGCCTGGCACAGAGAGCGAGGCCATCCTTTATTACTGTGCACAGCAGCCACTTCACCAACTGCTCCCACAGACCATAATGTGGCCACTTAGTTCCTGCTACTGGACCGGCAATCTGTGACTATTACCGTGAGTGCCCAGTGAGTCACTGTGGAGTGCAGCTACGGGACACCCCACCAATGGGACTGCTGAGTAAGGCATCACATACCCTTCTTGTTAGATATTGCTGTCTGTGGAGGTTGTCCTCACGAGAACTTGTATGAGAGAGCCTGTGGTGCCGTAAGAAAATACCGCAGACCCGGGGGctgacacaacagaaatttacgttctcacagtactggaggctggaagtccaagccAAGGTGCCATCAGGGTGAGTTTCTCCTAAGGCCTCTCTCCTCGGCCTGCAGATGGCTGCATTCTCCTGAGTCCTCACtgggtctttcctctgtgtgtgcgACCCtctggtgtctctctgtgtgttaATCTCTTATACGTACACCAGTCAGATTTGATTAGGGccctgtcgtgcaggagaccctgctcgctgcgccatttgtcgtgcaggggaACCTGCTCGCtgcgtgcggggtggcctgcggggtctctgctcccgctccccatacaagaacgcaggatatggtgaggccaaaaaggaacacccacggagccataggtaggggagtcataccactatattctctctggcggcactatactctcactggaggctggatccacaccgtccgcaaaccgccatccacgcttgccagcccagccaccatcttcttgctagcccccattcttctctcctctctctctctctctttcctagcatagccacagcagttatattgtggccaatggctcactggttacagctgacggccaactagccacagctgatggccatgcaatcacagttgatggccatttactacctgagccagcacctgtctatgtgaggccgagagcctggaaactgctttttggggttctgtccccacaggcccatagtattatcctcattttaacttaatcacctctttaaccCAATCTCCAATCAGACACAACCTGAGTGCTGGGGTTTagggcttcaacgtatgaatttggggaggggatGCATTTCAGCCCCTGATAGCACCCCACCAGTAGTGATGACAGTGTCATCCCATACAATGTGCTAAGAAGCTTGACTGTGGCAAGTGATGAAACAGAGCAGAATCTCAGGCGAGTTTCACAGGGGATTTACATTTGAGGCATAAACCTGGGAATTTCAGGAGCCAATGCTTTTCCTGTCATGTGACCTGCTCACATTATGGGTGACAGGCCCTCATATGTAGCCTAATGAAGGTATTTGGGATATGGGGCGCCAAGCATCTTTGAACTGGAGGCCCTAACTGTTGCCCGCGAACTTACAGCAACAAATGCCCCTGAGCTCACTCAGCCCCAGCTGCTGGTAGCTTCTCTGAGATTTCAGCTCTAGGAGACTGTGCCAGGCTAAAGTCCTGTCACCTCAACCATTTACACCCCCTATTCGTACCTCCCGTCCCAGACCTGTGGGCCTGGAGACTGGGGCTCTTTTCCACCCCTCTGTTCCCGCTCTCCTTGTCTCACAGAAAGTAGTGAACACTTCCCAACAAAGCCCCATTCTGGTACAATTTCCTCTTGAGTGGACACCTTTTATTGTAAGACCAGCATTTCAGTGGGTTCTGCAGAGGAAACAATGCACCATCGTTAACCCTCTCAAAGCCTCCACCTATTTTATAGTCAATCCTCACAACCAGCCATGTGTCTAAACAGAACACATTTAGGAAATTACACATAAGCCCCAGACACAGCACAGGTCAAAGTACACAACACTTTAAGTTTCTAACAGTTCCATTcactcacatttttatttttaattgtgtgaaTTAATTGTTTTCTTATAGGGAGGTCCTGTCCCCAAAGGAGGTTGCATGGCTTTTGTGGCTGCAGTTCTCCAACCCGACGGTAGAGGTCACGACTAACCAAGAAATGGTGTCTTTACCAGCAGGCGCTGAGCCCACCTCTCCTGGGGGTTCGGTGCCCCTCCATCCTGTGCCATTCTGGGCCTGGAGCCTCTCAGCAGTTCCCACCTGCGGCTGTCCTGCCCTGGAGGTGCCTGGTGGGTGTCTTCCCTCCCAGGTACCGTTCTGGCCGCCTCCCCTACAGAGATTCCCTATACTTGCCTTTTCCCATCATCCCCGGTGGGTTGGGCTTGGCCAATGGCAGTCTGTGCCTTTTTGATCCACATCCATGCTTTTTTGCTGTTTATAATTGAGAGGGTTTCTTTCATCAAACATAACTTAtaagaagtaaacaaacaataaagtTAAATGGTGACTGAGTGCAGTGTAGGTGACAGATAAGTCCTGGTGGTGACTGCAGTGGCACTAGCCATCTTGTGTACCAACGTAAGAGGAGGTAGTGGGATCCCCAGGTCACATggcaggaggaggggcagagaaaacACCACGGAAGTGACCTTGAATCTTGAACTGTGCTCTTGGCAGATGGAAGGGCCCGAGCTAATGCTAGAAGCATGAAGATCCAGTTTGTTTGGGACTCTCGGGTACCCAGGTAAGAAGAAGGGGATGCTGGGAGGTGAAGGCGGAGGTGAACCTGGAAAGCCAGTTGTGGCAAAATGAGTATGGACTTTGGAGCCATGTGAGAACCGGACATTAGTTCCTAGACAATGCAGAGCGAACTGGGTATGTGactggtggggtgggagaggggagggacacTGCCTGACTGCTGGATGGTGGAATGGAGTGTGCAGAGCTGACTGGAAGACTGGATGAGGGGGAATGTATCAATAGTAGAGACCTCTTCTGCCAGAGGCCTGTAGGCTTCTGAGAGATGGGAGTGGCTGGGTACCAGGGTCCTCAAAGTTGTTGCCCCTGCCTTGTCCATCCGCTTACCAAACAACCTGTCCACGGGTACTGTCCATCCCACAGGTCCAAGCCTGTGTGAATGAGTGCCCAGCTGGCTCAATGACTGCGTCCAGCGTAGCTTAGGTGCACCCATGTGGATGCAGGTGAGAAGAGGGAGGTTGAGGAGAGGAGAAGGCATGAGGGGCTGTGGACAGGACCAAGGTCCCAGGGAAGGTGGGGCTGCAGGCAATAGACTGAGCCCACCCTCCACCACATTACCAGGTCTGCTCTACTCATGTGTACGCAGGCTCCTGGAGGCTACCTAGCCCTGGCCCTCCTTTTCCATTGGGGAAGATCTGAGCCAGCTCTGCCTTCTCTATATCTGGTGGTTCCCAAGGCCTCTTTTTGGAAAGGCCAATGGCCTCACCAGGACCCTGCCTTGTGCTTATTTTCAGCCCTTTCTTCCCAGTCACACCCTCCACAATCCCAGGACTGTCTTGAAGTGGCCCTGCCTAATCCCTTCAGAATGGCCAGGGGTACAATGTCCTtactggcctggcctggccatgCCATGTGCTTTCCCTGGACCAAGGGTGAAGTCAGCCCTTCCTAGGCCACAGGGCCTGGAAGTATGAATATTTCTTGGGGGGTGAAGCGGGGGTAAGTATCCCCAAAAAGTCTTGTCCACTGAAACTTCAGATCCCATGAGAAGAACAAGAAAACTTTAAGTTCCCTTTGCGTGGGTCAGGAAGTCCAGAGGAAGGCTCCCACCTCCTAGGGTCCCAGAATGGGGCCAGAGCAGCTTTCCAGGAAGCGATGGCTGGGTGCCCAGAAGGGCCAGGACGCTCGGGCTTGCTATCTGATCCATGACCTACCCAATTAACACAGGCCAGTGTGGACACCAGGCCCAAACTGTCCTCTGGATCCATGAAAACCTTGCCTGCAACCCAGCCCTCGGCATCCTAAACCTGGGTCCTGGCAGAAGAGAAGTGCATACGGAAGCCAAAGAAGAAGACCAGTGCAGACCAAGAGGCAAATGGACAGGGAGGAGTGTGGTCACACGGAGGACAGGGGCTCTCCAGCCATGGGAGGGTGTTGCCCAGGGAGCATGGGATCAGATTTGGACTTTAGGAATTAATTTTCTGTGGTGCTGTGTGGACCAGGACCGAGGACCCAGGTAGAGGCAGGCCAGCTGATCTGGAAGCTGGCAAGGTCATCCAGGCCATCCAGAGGCTAGGTGGGGGGATAAGAGATGCAAGAGGTAGAGCAACAGCATGACAGCACTTGGCAATGGAGGGATGTAGTTAGGATGAGGAATAGGGAAGACTCCTAGGGGCCTGGCCTG
Protein-coding regions in this window:
- the LOC109439804 gene encoding glutathione S-transferase theta-2B, which encodes MHPSVVDTPKGRSRAPISRGHPAPATATTWVCCHCLPTMGLELYLDLISQPSRAVYIFAKKNGIPFELHHVEILKGQHLSKEFFPVNSLQRVPTLKDGDFVLSESVAILIYLSFKYQTADHWYPADLQARVRIHEYLGWHADRIRGTFGVSLWTQALALLIGAQVPEEKVKRNKANLEKALQHLEDEFLGHKAFLTSQHVTLADLMALEELMQVVAVGYKLFEGRPRLAAWRERVEAFLGTDLCQEAHGPIYNIVEQAANKTLPEPSPEVYPNMLLRISRIP